One region of Chryseobacterium muglaense genomic DNA includes:
- a CDS encoding murein hydrolase activator EnvC family protein: protein MIKKISFLIGILLFGLQFGQQNKEQLQKQNADLKKQIAQINSDLAKTRNESKLSISYLDNVNKKLALREKVYNNTQKEKRFIEDEIFLRQLEINRQNRELAVLRKNFAHVLVNAYKNKGVQNKVTFILSSKSLGEALRRVQYLKKYSDNQDKKAAEITNAAVALKKSIEQKKRSATEKENLLVNQKKDLTTISVERTQKEQLVTDFKKNETKLTADLRQKQTQSKALEGQIRAIIAEEIRIAKAEEESRRKAEAEKIRLAKIAADREKARIEAEAKARAEALERERKLAEAEAKKAADLVIKRAEEERKRNEEAARSEASAKDEARKITAKKASEDAELRAKEATAKLNAARAAEEALEKKKESDKKAAETKAMTNYGVSAPAAGSNFAASKGRISMPAQGTITHRFGRQQHPVFKSIWEENNGIKISVAKGTSARAVFPGVVSQVIPSADGTRTVMIKHGDYFTIYSNLSSTTVSKNQQVSAGTVVGAVAQDFDGTYTLDFQIWNGNNAVDPLGWVSY, encoded by the coding sequence ATGATTAAAAAAATTAGCTTTTTAATAGGCATTTTGCTGTTCGGTTTACAATTTGGCCAACAAAACAAAGAACAGTTGCAAAAACAAAATGCTGACCTAAAAAAACAAATAGCTCAGATAAATTCAGATTTGGCAAAGACCAGAAATGAATCTAAATTATCTATATCATATTTGGATAACGTTAATAAAAAATTAGCGCTTAGAGAAAAGGTTTATAACAATACTCAAAAAGAAAAAAGATTTATTGAAGATGAAATTTTTCTTCGTCAACTTGAAATTAATCGTCAAAATAGAGAGCTTGCAGTTTTAAGAAAAAACTTTGCTCATGTTTTGGTGAATGCATATAAAAACAAAGGAGTACAAAATAAAGTTACATTTATACTTTCATCAAAAAGTTTAGGTGAAGCTTTAAGAAGAGTACAATATCTTAAAAAGTACTCTGATAATCAAGATAAAAAGGCTGCAGAAATAACAAATGCAGCTGTTGCATTAAAAAAGTCTATTGAACAGAAAAAGAGATCGGCAACAGAAAAAGAAAACCTATTAGTCAATCAGAAAAAAGATTTAACGACTATTAGTGTAGAACGAACTCAGAAAGAACAGCTGGTAACAGATTTCAAGAAAAACGAAACTAAACTTACGGCGGATCTTAGACAAAAACAAACACAATCTAAAGCTTTAGAAGGACAGATAAGAGCCATTATTGCTGAAGAAATAAGAATTGCCAAAGCCGAGGAAGAAAGCAGAAGAAAAGCAGAAGCTGAAAAAATTCGTTTAGCAAAAATTGCTGCAGACAGAGAAAAAGCAAGAATTGAAGCTGAAGCTAAAGCTCGTGCTGAAGCTTTGGAAAGAGAAAGAAAGCTTGCTGAAGCTGAGGCTAAAAAAGCTGCAGATCTAGTTATCAAAAGAGCCGAAGAAGAAAGAAAACGAAATGAAGAAGCAGCAAGAAGTGAGGCCAGTGCAAAAGACGAAGCCAGAAAGATTACAGCCAAAAAAGCTTCTGAAGATGCTGAATTAAGAGCTAAAGAAGCCACAGCAAAACTAAATGCAGCAAGAGCGGCTGAAGAAGCTTTAGAAAAGAAAAAAGAAAGTGACAAGAAGGCGGCAGAAACAAAGGCAATGACCAATTATGGGGTCTCTGCTCCGGCTGCGGGAAGTAATTTTGCGGCAAGCAAAGGAAGAATTTCTATGCCTGCACAAGGAACAATCACTCATAGATTCGGAAGACAACAACACCCTGTTTTTAAATCTATTTGGGAAGAAAATAACGGAATTAAAATTTCCGTTGCAAAAGGAACTTCTGCAAGAGCAGTTTTCCCGGGAGTGGTATCCCAGGTAATTCCTTCGGCAGACGGTACAAGAACGGTAATGATAAAACATGGTGATTATTTTACCATCTATTCAAATCTTAGCAGTACTACCGTTTCTAAAAACCAGCAGGTTTCTGCAGGAACAGTAGTAGGAGCAGTTGCTCAGGATTTTGACGGAACGTATACGCTTGATTTCCAGATTTGGAATGGAAACAATGCAGTTGACCCTTTAGGTTGGGTTTCATATTAA
- a CDS encoding twin-arginine translocase TatA/TatE family subunit, with translation MYTLTILALSWQHILIVAIILLLLFGGKKIPELMRGMGSGIKEFKDAIKEEDKPEAKTTDNTPSNETPKSN, from the coding sequence ATGTACACATTAACAATACTTGCGTTATCTTGGCAGCACATCCTTATCGTTGCCATCATCCTTTTATTACTTTTCGGAGGTAAAAAAATCCCTGAATTGATGAGAGGTATGGGTTCTGGAATTAAAGAATTTAAAGACGCTATTAAAGAAGAAGATAAACCGGAGGCAAAAACCACCGACAATACCCCTTCAAACGAGACCCCAAAAAGCAACTAA
- a CDS encoding DUF4254 domain-containing protein, with product MNFTDTAWKVFNQSIEDYHVLDSVETRVNNPFETDSLERILYAKNWIDTVQWHLEDIIRDENIDPVEALQLKRTIDSSNQKRTDLVEFIDSWFLDKYKNITPKSDAKINTETPAWAVDRLSILALKVYHMSLEANRESASEEHRINCQAKLDVLLAQKEDLSTSIIQLLTDIENGDVKMKVYKQMKMYNDESLNPILYQKEQK from the coding sequence ATGAATTTCACCGATACTGCCTGGAAAGTCTTCAACCAATCTATTGAAGACTATCACGTATTAGACAGCGTTGAAACACGTGTAAATAATCCTTTTGAAACAGACAGTTTGGAACGGATTTTGTATGCTAAAAACTGGATTGATACCGTTCAATGGCATTTAGAGGATATTATTAGAGATGAAAATATAGACCCTGTTGAGGCTCTTCAACTAAAGAGGACAATAGATTCTTCAAATCAAAAAAGAACTGATTTAGTAGAATTTATAGACAGTTGGTTTTTAGATAAATACAAAAATATTACTCCTAAATCTGATGCGAAAATAAATACTGAAACTCCAGCTTGGGCTGTTGACAGATTATCTATTTTAGCATTAAAGGTTTATCATATGTCGTTGGAAGCCAACAGAGAGTCTGCTTCAGAAGAGCATCGTATAAATTGCCAGGCAAAATTAGATGTACTGCTCGCTCAGAAGGAAGATTTGTCAACTTCAATTATTCAATTACTTACAGATATTGAAAACGGTGATGTTAAGATGAAAGTGTACAAACAAATGAAAATGTACAACGATGAAAGTCTTAACCCAATCCTTTACCAAAAGGAGCAAAAATGA
- the ribA gene encoding GTP cyclohydrolase II, with product MIKIQAEANVPTEHGNFRMIAFSEDENDWMPHMAILAENTDFSQPVNVRFHSECITGEVFHSKKCECGQQLDAAMKYMHENGGLVIYLRQEGRNIGIINKLKAYALQEKGFDTVQANLELGLPADDRNFGVAIEILNQLKIENINLLTNNPEKVKFVQESNINLNSRVPLQIPANENSKGYLQTKKDFFGHFLDDQK from the coding sequence ATGATTAAAATTCAGGCGGAAGCTAATGTTCCTACAGAGCACGGTAATTTCCGAATGATTGCTTTTTCGGAAGATGAAAATGACTGGATGCCCCATATGGCAATACTTGCAGAAAATACAGATTTTTCTCAACCAGTCAATGTACGTTTTCATTCTGAATGCATTACCGGAGAAGTTTTCCATTCAAAAAAATGCGAATGCGGGCAACAGCTTGATGCAGCAATGAAATACATGCACGAAAACGGTGGATTAGTCATTTATCTTCGTCAGGAAGGCAGAAACATAGGAATTATCAATAAGCTTAAAGCATATGCTCTTCAGGAAAAAGGTTTTGATACGGTACAAGCAAATCTGGAACTTGGGCTACCTGCCGATGACCGAAATTTTGGTGTCGCTATCGAAATTCTAAATCAGTTGAAAATTGAAAACATCAACCTTTTGACCAATAATCCTGAAAAGGTAAAATTTGTACAAGAAAGCAATATCAATCTCAACTCAAGAGTTCCATTGCAAATTCCTGCAAATGAAAATAGCAAAGGATATTTACAGACAAAAAAAGATTTTTTCGGCCATTTTTTAGATGACCAAAAATAA
- a CDS encoding glycoside hydrolase family 3 protein, which translates to MKKLVFNFLLITVLFSVDLSAQYQPKDISRADIKKAHQWVNQTYNSLSQDEKLGQLFIVALYTNKDDNHINQVRNIVTNDKIGGLILMQDDAAKEINLVNEFQQKSKVPLMIGMDAEWGLYQRINTAHKFPWAMTLGAIQDKNLIYQMAAKIAEDCKRMGINWDFAPVVDVNTNPNNPIIGNRSFGSEVSNVTQSALSYANGLQDNNILAAIKHFPGHGDTNTDSHLDLPVVSHKLDRLNKIELAPFKALMNKGIGGVMIAHLYVPSLESGKGIPASVSKKIITDLLKDKWGYKGLIITDALNMGAVANKYKPGELDALAFKAGNDIMLFSQGVAEGKKLIQKAIDKGEISQDRVEESVKKILLTKYFLGLNQYTPKNPENVNYDLNNDSHTKLVQNLYSNALTLLKDEKKLLPLSSNSTYYYIPLEEAPYQTFENTLKLDTNVIIKKASEINTIPGNSTVIVGFHKDNSTAYKPYKISTESKKILADLTKNQNVILNVFGSAYALKDIDISKVSTVLVSYENNDDSMTATADAFRGKTIISGKLPVLVNDQLKPGMGITLDPFKYSKSTEFTTSK; encoded by the coding sequence ATGAAGAAATTAGTTTTTAATTTTCTCTTAATTACCGTTTTATTCAGCGTAGATCTTTCGGCACAATATCAGCCTAAAGACATCTCAAGAGCCGATATTAAAAAAGCACATCAGTGGGTAAACCAAACATACAATAGTCTTTCACAAGACGAAAAACTGGGTCAATTATTTATTGTTGCATTATATACCAATAAAGATGACAACCACATCAACCAAGTGAGAAATATTGTCACTAATGACAAAATAGGCGGATTAATTCTGATGCAAGATGACGCAGCAAAAGAAATTAATCTGGTGAATGAATTTCAGCAAAAATCAAAAGTTCCATTGATGATTGGGATGGATGCTGAATGGGGATTGTACCAAAGAATCAATACCGCTCACAAATTTCCATGGGCAATGACGTTGGGAGCGATTCAGGATAAAAATCTTATTTATCAGATGGCTGCTAAAATTGCCGAAGATTGTAAAAGAATGGGCATTAATTGGGATTTTGCACCTGTTGTTGACGTTAATACCAATCCAAATAACCCGATTATTGGAAACAGAAGCTTTGGTTCAGAAGTTTCTAATGTTACCCAATCTGCTTTATCTTATGCAAACGGATTGCAAGACAACAATATTCTTGCGGCTATTAAGCACTTTCCCGGACATGGTGATACCAATACAGACTCTCACCTCGACCTTCCCGTGGTTTCTCACAAATTGGATAGATTAAACAAAATAGAATTAGCACCCTTCAAAGCTTTAATGAATAAAGGAATTGGTGGGGTAATGATTGCGCATTTATACGTTCCAAGTCTGGAGTCTGGAAAAGGAATCCCTGCTTCTGTTTCAAAAAAGATTATCACAGATTTACTAAAAGACAAATGGGGTTACAAGGGTTTAATCATCACCGACGCTTTAAATATGGGTGCTGTAGCTAATAAATACAAACCGGGCGAATTGGATGCTCTGGCTTTTAAAGCGGGAAATGACATTATGCTTTTTTCACAAGGGGTTGCAGAAGGTAAAAAACTTATCCAAAAAGCGATTGATAAAGGTGAAATCTCCCAAGATAGAGTTGAAGAAAGTGTAAAAAAGATTCTTTTAACTAAATATTTTTTAGGATTAAATCAATACACTCCGAAAAATCCTGAAAATGTAAACTACGACCTTAATAATGATTCGCATACAAAATTGGTTCAAAATCTTTATTCAAATGCATTAACATTATTAAAAGACGAGAAGAAATTGCTTCCGTTAAGCTCTAATTCAACCTATTACTACATTCCGTTAGAAGAAGCTCCTTATCAGACTTTTGAAAACACGTTAAAACTAGATACTAACGTTATTATTAAAAAAGCTTCAGAGATTAATACAATTCCGGGAAACTCAACGGTAATTGTTGGGTTTCACAAAGACAATTCTACCGCTTACAAACCTTACAAAATCTCAACAGAATCTAAAAAGATATTGGCAGATTTAACTAAAAACCAAAATGTTATTCTCAATGTTTTCGGAAGCGCATATGCATTAAAAGATATTGATATCTCTAAAGTTTCCACCGTTTTGGTTTCTTACGAAAACAACGATGATTCTATGACGGCAACGGCAGATGCATTTCGCGGAAAGACTATAATTTCAGGAAAACTTCCTGTTTTGGTTAATGACCAATTAAAACCAGGAATGGGGATAACTTTAGACCCATTTAAATATTCAAAATCAACAGAATTCACCACTTCAAAATAA
- the bshA gene encoding N-acetyl-alpha-D-glucosaminyl L-malate synthase BshA yields the protein MKIGILCYPTYGGSGIVATELGMSLANKGYEVHFISSALPARLDITNPNIFFHKVNVQTYPLFQYQPYDIALSSMIYRVVNLYKLDLLHAHYAIPYAYAAFTAKQMLKEDNNDVPLVTTLHGTDITLVGQHPSYKHAVEFSINKSDAITSVSESLKKDTLQFFNIKKEIQVITNFIDNSEFDELNECQRTQFANPDEKILIHVSNLRPVKRVDEVLQIFKNVEKKVKSKLIIIGEGPDMEKVNQFLEENPDLISKIRLLGKVNDLYRVLQLSDVFLLPSEQESFGLAALEAMAAYTPVISSNAGGIPEVNIQGETGFLAEIGNVEAMSNYCIKLLSNDELLAQMKINAKEQAVKFDLKNILPIYEEMYKTTIENFKGELTKA from the coding sequence ATGAAAATAGGCATACTTTGCTACCCAACATACGGCGGAAGCGGAATCGTAGCTACAGAACTAGGAATGTCTTTGGCAAACAAAGGCTATGAAGTACATTTCATCAGTTCGGCACTTCCCGCAAGATTAGATATTACCAATCCTAATATTTTCTTCCACAAGGTAAATGTTCAAACCTACCCGCTTTTCCAGTATCAACCTTATGATATTGCGTTGAGCTCGATGATTTACCGTGTTGTGAATCTTTATAAACTAGATTTGCTTCACGCCCATTACGCCATTCCTTATGCTTATGCAGCTTTTACAGCTAAGCAAATGTTGAAGGAAGACAATAACGATGTTCCTCTGGTAACCACATTGCACGGAACAGATATTACTTTGGTAGGGCAACATCCAAGTTACAAACATGCAGTAGAATTTTCGATTAATAAATCGGATGCCATTACTTCAGTTTCTGAAAGTCTGAAAAAAGATACATTACAGTTTTTCAATATTAAAAAAGAGATTCAGGTGATTACCAATTTTATTGATAATTCTGAATTTGATGAACTTAATGAATGTCAGAGAACACAGTTTGCTAATCCAGATGAGAAAATATTGATTCACGTTTCCAATTTACGTCCGGTAAAACGTGTGGATGAAGTTTTACAAATCTTTAAAAATGTTGAAAAGAAAGTAAAATCTAAACTCATTATTATCGGCGAAGGTCCCGATATGGAAAAAGTAAATCAGTTCTTAGAAGAAAATCCTGATTTAATTTCAAAAATAAGGTTGTTAGGAAAAGTAAATGATTTGTATAGAGTTTTACAGCTTTCAGACGTCTTTTTATTACCTTCCGAGCAGGAAAGCTTTGGTTTGGCAGCTTTAGAAGCAATGGCAGCATATACTCCTGTAATCAGTTCAAATGCAGGTGGAATTCCTGAAGTAAATATTCAGGGCGAAACCGGATTTTTAGCAGAAATCGGTAACGTAGAAGCAATGAGTAATTATTGCATCAAGTTGTTGAGCAATGATGAACTTTTAGCACAAATGAAAATTAATGCTAAAGAACAAGCTGTAAAATTTGACTTAAAAAATATTCTTCCCATTTACGAGGAGATGTACAAAACAACGATTGAGAATTTTAAAGGTGAGCTTACTAAAGCTTAA
- a CDS encoding DUF2851 family protein, with protein sequence MNEKLLQYLWNFKVFTHFDFTDTNGNPVEILDFGRWNTDSGPDFLMAKIKTKNIILAGNIELHVKSSDWIFHQHSKDPAYQNIILHVVFQNDADIKDFDDQNIPTLELRDYIDRNVFQKYENLLKENQFIPCEKIFSIKKIPINFHEENLLKKLEEKSLEIETDLQLHKNNYEAVMFHHLAYSFGLTVNALLFKQIAESIDFTIINKIRQNKTQLEALFFGISGWLENPLDSQMQTWKREFDFLKAKYNIPAIIIRPKFLRLRPPNFPTIRLSQFADLYFQHQNLFSKIISAQNTNSLLQIFKEIKASDYWNDHFNFGKISSINHPKVVTKDFIELIILNTILPVKYAYHKHQNENINDEILSFYSEIQSEKNSIIKEWKKLGLKTKTSIESQSLIYHFKNYCKAKNCLNCSIGFKILKES encoded by the coding sequence ATGAACGAGAAATTGCTTCAATACCTTTGGAACTTCAAAGTATTTACACACTTTGATTTTACAGATACCAACGGAAATCCTGTTGAAATTTTAGATTTTGGACGATGGAATACCGATTCCGGACCCGATTTTTTAATGGCAAAAATCAAAACCAAAAACATTATCCTTGCCGGCAACATCGAGCTTCATGTAAAATCTTCCGACTGGATATTCCATCAACATTCAAAAGACCCTGCGTACCAGAATATCATTTTGCATGTCGTTTTTCAGAATGATGCTGATATCAAAGATTTCGACGACCAGAATATCCCTACTCTTGAATTGAGAGATTATATCGACAGAAATGTTTTTCAGAAATATGAAAATCTTTTGAAGGAAAACCAGTTTATTCCGTGTGAAAAGATTTTCAGTATCAAGAAAATCCCCATTAACTTTCATGAAGAAAATTTGCTTAAAAAACTGGAAGAAAAATCTTTAGAAATAGAAACCGATTTACAGCTTCACAAAAATAATTATGAAGCCGTGATGTTTCATCATCTCGCCTACTCTTTTGGCTTAACGGTAAATGCTTTGCTATTTAAACAGATTGCTGAAAGCATTGATTTTACGATCATCAATAAAATACGGCAAAATAAAACCCAGCTCGAAGCATTGTTTTTCGGAATTTCAGGTTGGCTTGAAAATCCATTAGATTCGCAAATGCAAACCTGGAAAAGAGAATTTGATTTTCTTAAAGCCAAATATAACATCCCTGCAATCATCATTCGCCCCAAGTTTCTTCGATTGAGACCACCCAACTTTCCGACAATACGTTTGTCGCAGTTTGCTGACCTCTATTTTCAGCATCAGAATTTATTTTCAAAAATTATTTCAGCGCAAAACACAAATAGTTTATTACAAATTTTTAAAGAAATTAAGGCTTCAGACTATTGGAATGACCATTTTAATTTTGGTAAAATATCTTCTATCAATCATCCCAAAGTTGTAACGAAAGATTTCATTGAACTGATTATCTTAAATACCATTCTTCCTGTAAAATATGCCTATCACAAACATCAGAATGAAAATATCAATGACGAAATCCTCTCTTTTTACAGTGAGATTCAATCTGAAAAAAATTCTATTATTAAAGAATGGAAGAAATTAGGTTTAAAAACTAAAACCTCCATAGAAAGTCAAAGCCTTATTTATCATTTTAAAAACTATTGTAAAGCAAAAAATTGCTTAAATTGCAGTATCGGATTTAAAATTTTAAAAGAA